The genomic DNA aatatgttcccatttctcttccctcttgcatctccctccctcccaccttccccatcccacccctctaggtggtcacaaagcaccgagctgatctccctgtgctatgcggctgcttcccactagttatctattttacatttggtagtgtatatatgtccatgacactctcttaccctgtcacatctcaccccaccccctccccatatcctcaagtccattctctagtaggtctgtgtctttattcccttcttgccactaggttcttcatggccttttttttttttttccttagattccatatatatgtgttagcatactgtatttgtttttctctttctgacttacttcactctgtatgacagactctaactccatccacctcattacaaatacctccatttcatttctttttatggctgagtaatattccattgtatatatgtgccacatcttctttatccattcatctgtcgatggacatttaggttgcttccatgtcctggctattgtaaatagagctgcaatgaacattttggtacatgactctttttgacctatggttttctcagggtatatgcccagtagtgggattgctgaaaaACCCCAATTATTAATAGACCACTATGTGGAAAGTGCTGCACAAAAAATTGCTCTTTAGATTTTACCTTGAGATCTATGTAAAAATGTGCATGTAATCCCTTACAACTTTGAAGTGTCTCACATACTTTCCTGATTAAATACCTCAGGTACTTTAAGTTCTTCAAGatagaaattttatatatatatatatatatatatatatatatatatatatatatatatatagtatacatatataatatattcctagtgaaataagaaaataaacagtgaGTATTTAAACCTGCTTTATACTATATACATAGTGTACAACAaatttaatatatacaatatatgttagatatgtcaactgaaaaaaaatgccctATGTGAGAGTTGtgaattaagttttatttggggcaaaatgaggactgaagcttgggagacagcctctcagagagctctgaggaactgctctgaagaggtggtGGGGAGAGATCAGTACATATGTGATTCTGGCGAAGGGGGATACGTGCAATCACGCACACATTCTGGCAGAAGGTTACTGCTGGTCACGAGAAGGGTGCTGCTTGTCACCAGGAGCAGATGTCTCCCTtgtgattttagtgcttttctagatatgagaagatgcaaggatttgggctcataaaatcttctcctgaaaatatctaactacctGAAGGCCTGTTCTTCCAGTTTTTCCctgagcacagagtgcctcattcctgatctccaccctgaactccttccaGGGTGTGATGAAGGTCAGTGACTTCAGTGGCTAGCGACTTCATTCTTATAGAACcagatggcaagtgacaatttttagttggcagATACAATACAGAGTATAAACTATACATTGTATTAACATTACACTATAAACATTGTACCACTTTCTATAAAGAGACTGACTTTCTGCAACCCGTAACTTTTCTAATTCAGTTAGGCCGGTTGATGTAAAAGAACTGTATAAACTATGGAGTACTATTCATATACTCTTTTGAAATCAACTTAAAAACCAAGGGACTCTTTCTTCCCATAACTTGTATTACCAAATATATTTGCTTCAGGATGTTATAAATCTTTCTTTGCAAGTTTTGTGCTGTgaggcattttgagtttatttttgaaatgtttcataTTAGCAAGGTACATCAATTAACAGATTTTTTCCTCTTAAGATAtaataaattatactttaatttgcCATTTTGTTCAACTGGGAAGATTAGGTAAATATACATTTGGTGCTGGGAGAGGATTTGATGTTTGTTAATTGAAACTAGTGCTCTGTGCAAAACAGCTAGTTTTGAGTCATCTTATTCTTTGTAATggttaactttttattttctacaaaTGAACACAAAGTTCTTTGTTTTGACCTAGAACAATAAAGATAATTCTCATACAAAACAGCGTATATTTTTTATGGCCTGGAAGTGCAATACCCCTGTGGAAGGTTCTTTAATTATCTATAGTTTCCCTTTGTGTCCCCTCTAAatctctgctccccaccccaatTTGACCTGGAGCCATCAACAGTAGAGATGAGTATATCTGACTGTCCTTAATGGCAGTTCGAAACCAAATATAAATTATGGGCTGTTTACTGTAAGTGCCTCTTCTCATCTCTATTAGTATGAAATTTGAGAAGTGACTCGACTATAATAGAGAATGCAGGTTCAAATTAGATGTgctaggaaaaaatagaaatctcttatcttttaacTTTCTGACTGTCCCAGTTTCTCTTTTGTAGTttgatttaaaaggtaaaaatgcatCATGGATCAATTAGGATACTTTCATTTCAAGGTATAGAAAACCCAAATAAAAGGTTTAACAATAGGGGTTTGTTACTCTACATAATGAGAAATTTAGAGGTAGTTGGCTCATTGATGAAATCAAAGACCTAAGCTCTTTCTGTCATCCTCAGCCTGTTGACTTGTCCTGTCATGGTCACATGATGGTGGACAGGCATCACTTCATACAACCTTGTCCAAAGGCAAGTCGTATCTCTTTCTATTAGAGAGGAAACCATTCCCAGAATCTCCCAAGTTGGCTTCCCCTCAAGTTCCGTTGGCTAGCATGGGTCAGGTGTCCATGTGGTAGGTGTGATGGAAACTGGGAAAGTATGTATCTGACTCTTGGGCAGGTAAAGAATAGTGCCTGTGACATCTTATGTCCTTCAGTGAAGGCTTCTCAGTGGGATGAACCTCCTGATCATCTTTGGGGATGTAATGCTGATTATGAATTTACTCATCCTTTAGAAACACTCTTATGAAAGGAGTGGTGGAAGGAAGAGTAGAAGATGGGTCAGAGATGGGGCTTTCATCTATTTCATGAGCATAAGATTACTGCCATGTTTATCTAAAAATTATGTTTTCGATGTTGTTTTCCTCCTGAAGCTTTGCTTAGGCAGTTTAGGCCCCATTGCTCAGAAAACATGCATATAACCAGTAATCCTTGAAGGCtgagtcaatattttaaaataacagcatCTTCTTAATTTTACTGTCATCTCCTCCCCCACTTGTTCTCTGCTAGTGAATATAATACATTTGTGTTACGCTTTATGTGCTTTGTCTTCTTTTGAAGCCTTCATCACTTATGTTACAAAGGACTAACTATGTAAAGATACTACATGTTGCAATTTAAAAGTGAAGAATTAAGAGCAAATGGGTGGCTGTGTTGTCTAGAATGTTCAGGTTGATGAGCTGAGTGGAGTTCACAGAAGGATAGATGGAAAACTATGGAAGTTTACACAAGCTTTCTTTAAGGTGAAGTCAAACTAAATGGGAAAGTGAGGAAGAGAATCTTGGTAATAGGTGAGTAAGGGGGATTTAGTAAAGGGAGCTGGGGcagttacagttgacccttgaatgacACAGGTTTGGTCCActtttatgtggatttttttcaataaatatacactTGGCCCTCTATTTTTGAGGATTTCACATCTCTGgcttcaaccaacctcagatggAAATTTTCATCCACGGTTGCTTGAATCCACAGATAACCAaaactgtggatatggagggctgactgtattggccaaaaagttccttcagtttttaagtaaaaataaaagacatttttcatttttaccaagaactttattgaacaacatattcactgttttgttccactaccttctgccatttttcaggcaacttcataattccatcttcccaaaactttttatatttttgagcaaagaactgttccaggtgccttttacagtcttccaggaaatcgaaattttttccattaagagaattttgtaaagactgaaataaatggaaatctggagGTGccatgtctggtgaatatggcggatgaatcagaacttcccagccaagccgtaacagtttttgcctggtcattaaAGAAACGTgtagtcttgcgttatcctgatggaagattatgagtTTTCTGTTGGCTAATTCCAGACGCTTTtagtcgagtgctgctttcagttggtctaattgggagcagtacttgttagaattaatcgtttggtgttctggaaggagctcatagtagaggactcccttccaatcccaccatatacacaacatcaccttctttgaatgaagactggcctttggtgtggttggtggtggtttatttcacttgccccacgatctcttccattccacattattgtacagtatccacttttcatcgcccgtcacaatttgttttaaaaatggaacattttctttatgtttaagtagagaattgcatgcggaaatatggtcaagaaggtttttttcgcttaacttatgtggtacccaaacatcaaagcgatgaacataaccaagggcaaatgattttcaacgcttgatttggatattttgagtatgtcggctatctcccgcatggtatactgttgattgttctcagctaatgtctcgatttgatcactatcaacttcaactggtctacctgagaGTGGatcatcgtccagcgagaaatctccagcatgaaacttcgaAAACCACTTTTGATacgttcaatcagtcacagcaccttctccatacactgcacaaatctttttttgtgtttccgtcatgtttttacctttcttgaaataataaagcataatataccaaaaatgttacttttttcttccatcttcaatattaaaatgtctacacaaaaattcaccaattttgataagttttttttttaaatgcacgctgatatgacagctgtcacaatacaacctaacaaaattgttttgaatgaagttaaagacaagtgATATTatagccatcttacagaaaaaaacgaacgaacttttggccaacccaatactatgccattttatataagggacttgagcacccacagattttggtatctgctgaGGCTCCTGGGACTAATTGCGCATGGATACTGAGGGATAACTATATTTCAGATGTTTATGTGAATGCTGCTTATATGCTGTTTCCTTCATCCCCTTAGGTGGTATTGGCAAAAGGAAAAGTTACCAAGTTATGTGgactttatgaaaaataattaccCTCCTGATTTCACATATGCAGATTTTGGACCACTATTTACAGCAAAATTTTTTGATGCAAACCGGTGGGCAGATATTTTACAGGCTTCTGGTGCCAAATATGTTGTCTTAACTTCCAAACATCATGAAGGTAAGTACAACATTTGCAAAAACTCACAGTGGTTATGAAATGTAAAGTAGTTCTTTTGGAACAAGAAACTGAAGCAAGGTCATCCACATGAAATCAGAGTTTTCTCTTAGGAGCTATCATAAGTGGCTATTGACATTTGCTTGCAACTTCAGAGACCATGTGTTCCACCCAGTTAAGAAGCACTATGTATGCAGAAAGATCATACCCTCCacataacagagaaaaaaatggaaactgaTCACATTATGTTATATGCATATTTAACAATTTCCAAGTAATCCAAGATTTGATTTGAAGCTATTTGAAGTGGGAAGTGGGTTGCAGGTCAAAGTTTACACTTGGAATtgcattcttcctttctttctacctCTGTAATGCATTCTGGGAAGGCACCCAGGGGATAATTTTGCTGTAGTTTTGCATCATGACTGACACACAAGGTTGTGCTTTTGGCCAACTCTTATATGGCCCAATTGAGGACAGTTTGCTAGTGATGAAAATGACACAGGTCACCTGGAAGGAACAGGATTATGGAGCTGTAATGGTGCCCAGAAATATAAGAGATGGTGGAAGAATATGTAAAGGAAACACGGTGGTTGTattagggttcttcagagaaacagaacgaaTAGGCAGTATAATATATAGAAAGAGGCTTATCATAAGAAATTGACTCATGCaactatggaggctgagaagtctagACCCAAGAGAGCCAGTTGTATTgttccagtctgagtccaaaggccttaGAACCAGGAGAGTGGATGATTTAGGTTCCTGTCCAAGTATGAGTGCAAAGGCAGGAGAAGACCGATGTCTCAGCTCAAAGACATGCAGAGAAAAGAATTCTTTCTTAATCAGCCTTTTATTCTGCTTAGGCCTTCAgtggattagatgaggcccacccacttggggagggcaatctgctttactcagtctacctattcaaatgttaatttcatctaGAAACACCTTCAGGAACATATCCCGAAtgatgtttaaccaaatatctgggcacccagtggcccaatcaagttgacacataaaattaccatCATAGTGATCTTCCACTAATAGGATAGATTCCACCCATTACCATTCCAGTATCTATAGGATCAAGGAAGCATCAGCAAATTATTATTGTTCCAACAGCATGTTAATAATTAGACAATTTGTTTGCATAACCATCTTTGCCTTGGAATAAAAAATTTTGCCTCATTATTTtctccaggggtggggaggggattaGAAGGGAAGAACCAAAACCCAAAATAAGGAATTATCTTAGAATATTTTTCCCTTTGGCCACATTCTAGTGGCTTAATGATTTTCTTCTATAGATGTTTCTCAGGCTGAGATGGATATTTATAAAGCATATTTGCTTGTGAACATGTTGATTTCCTGATGCCTAGGAACTTCTCCAAGCTGTATGGCACAAAGTATTACATAGTGggcttatttaaaaacaaaacaaaacaaaacaactcttaATCACATTGTGAGGACAGATGATGTAGCCCACATTTATCAACTCTCTAAGACTCATATTGTTGGAAGTTTTCATGCTTATGGGAGAGACCCTGCTGAGCCTGGCTAGGCGGGAAGACCACTGTGTGAGCTTCTGGTGGTGCTACTGAACCGAAAACCCATGTGGTTTTAGCACCGCCAGACATTAGGGTCTGTCAAGTTGAAACATTTTGAATAAGACTTTAAATATCATCAGCAATGCTTTGAAGCTTACCACAAACATCTTTAGAACCAGTGTGAGCTCTTTTAAAAGCTTCTTCAAAATGAATCCAGAGTGTGTCCGTCTTAGTCTTGTCCTAATTTACAAGAGTAAAGTGTTGCACCAAAGCACCTTACTTATGTCTGTTCTCAAAGATTCTTTTAGATTTTAGTGGGACAGCAACAATGTATTTATGTTCCTAGGTGCCAACTAAACATTTTGAggctttttaattatttcttaagTATTTCAGTTTATATAGGGCTTCTATGGTTTTTATATAGAACAACCAGCAATCTAAAtgcaaattccttttaaaatatgaattatttcAAAGTGCTTATGTAAAGGCAGACATTCTTCTTACCTATTCAGTTGGTAGATAATTCACTTTTAGCTAATTTAAAGCACGACATCCAAGCTTATGATTTTAGAGAAGGATGAGATTACAAATGGTGGGTACATTGCAAAGTACAGAACTACTGGGGACTagtaccccacccccaccttggtAAAATGAATAATGAGGGTAAAGGAGACTTACTACTACACATGGACACCAGTGTTCTAAGAATCATactataataaaacaaataatcctaaaaccagggaatatactttaatttttggTTTAGAAGACAAATAAGACTCTTGCAGGAGTGCATCTCAGGATCTTCACTGTAAGTAATAATAGTCATTGTTTAGCATGGTAGATGTGGAAGATGTTCCTGTCTTAGCTGTGGTCGCTAATGTTGATTGCTGATTTTGTGCTAGACCCTGTGCTAGCCGTTGGCTGAGGATATAGCAGGGAACACTGCAGACTTGATGCTgtccctcaaggagcttatagtctaaGGGGGAGAATACAGGAGATAGATCAGACTATACGGACTTTATGGGGAACTCTGAgagttgcttttaaaaatttttgttctactttgtttaaattctcatttgtttcttgtATGAAAGCAAAATGTATACTATGGAAAAAAATTGCCATAAAGCAATTGTTTGTAGAAACAGTGATTTATATATCACGTGTACTGCCTATGTAATTTgaaagctttctttttgtttttttttttttttggctgcactgtgctgcttgtggtatcttagttccccaaccagggatcgaacccatgcccttggcagtgaaagcgcagagtcctaaccattggaccaccagggaattccccctatgTAATTTGTTTTGGTGTTTGTATATGTGGAAATTTACTAAAACAGAATTGATATGCTTACAAGCTTTTTAATATAATGTTTCAGGTTTCACTTTGTGGGGCTCAGAGCATTCGTGGAACTGGAATGCTGTAGATGAGGGGCCGAAGAGGGACATTGTCAAGGAACTTGCAGCAGCCATTAGGACCAGGACTGACCTGCGCTTTGGACTGTACTATTCCCTTTTTGAATGGTTTCATCCGCTCTTCCTTGAGGATGAATCCAGCTCATTCCAGAAACAACAATATCCACTGTCTAAGATGCTGCCCGAGCTCTACGAGTTAGTGAACCAGTATCAGCCCGAGGTCCTGTGGTCAGATGGCGATGGAGGGGCCCCAGATACCTACTGGAACAGCACAGGCTTCCTAGCATGGTTGTACAATGAGAGGTGTGTGTGTTATTAGATTGCTGTCGTGACCTTAAACATTCCTAATACATGTATAACATTTTAATTCCCTTGCTTCTTGAAATATGTCCTTTCAGGCTCATTTGTGGCATGGGGGAGGAaatcattgtaaataatgctcatTAGATATATCAATATTTACTCAGAATAATCAAGAGTTACAAATCAGGAGTCAAATACAACTCAATAGTCTGATTTTGAAATCAGACTAAACATCACAGGATCAAGAACTTTGAAGACATTAATTTTGTGGGTCCTCATTTTCATCTCCTATTCTGGGACAACTCTATTTATTCATCACTGTTTCTGATGATGTGCTTTTCAGTTCCTCTAGTTGCTTCTTTTCATCCTCATACATTTGATAATCTTTGCTGCTCAGACAATGTCACCCTTGTCTGTGTCCTCTTTTCACTCATCGTCAGCATTTCACCTCTTCCTGTTCTCTCCTCTTGCTTTCTAGCATGTTCCAAGCTACCCCATTAGAACAGGAAGTTCTGACTGAGCTCCTTTATAAGGCTTACACCATATGGACCAAATTTATATTTGTAACTAGAAAGTACTTGGTATCATGCTAGGAAGTCAGGGAGTGTCCTGCTTGTGTTCTCTGGGCCCACAAAGGGCGCACATACAAATACTCTGGAGAGCTCTTGATATGTAACTGAAGTTTCTCTAGGTACTCCTTCCAAAAGGAAATATGGGGAGCCCTCCACTTCAGTTTGTGAACCAAACGATCCCCTCCAAGTGGAGAAGTGCAGGAGGTACCAACTGCTACGATGAATAATGTAGTGGGGATATTTCATGCCACAGTGAATTCCATGATAACAGTCAACTTTCCTGAGATTTTTCAATATTAGGCACAATTGTAAGAGAAAGAAAGGCTAGAATATATGTAGGAGATTATTCAGTCATAGGTGAAGAATATCTTGACTGTAAATTCAATTTTAGCTATCATTCACAatatgggggcagggaggagaaccTTCAAATAATAGTATAATACTCTTATAAGTGCtatgtgtgctgggcactgggctgGGTGTTTTACATAAATTAGTTCTGTTCTaataatagatgaggaaattgattaTTCAGAAGAGTTAGGTAACTTGCTGTAGGACAGGGAGCTTAGAAAGTGACAGGCCAGGACTACAATCTCCCCAGGTCTATTTGACTTCAAAACCGTGGGCTTTGTATTATATTCCACTATGGTTATTTTCCAGGAGTGGATTTCAGTCAGACCTCTTTTCAGTGACATTGcttttatgtaaaaattttttactttttgtttaaaaaaaaaaaatcatccttttcATTTCAGCCCAGTTCGGGACACAGTGGTCACCAATGACCGTTGGGGAGCTGGTAGCATCTGTAAGCACGGTGGCTACTATACCTGCAGTGATCGTTATAACCCAGGACATCTTTTGCCACATAAATGGGAAAACTGCATGACAATAGACCAGTTTTCCTGGGGCTATAGGAGGAATGCTGGAATCTCTGACTATCTTACAATTGAAGAATTGGTGAAGGTACAGTAAAATGTCTGGTGACCATTATGGTAACACTTGTAATAGCGTAGGTGTatgagaattattttttctaaattgtaTAGCTCAGTGGTCTATAACACAGGACATTACTCTTTTTTCTATGTGTGTTCTCCTAGATagtgactatatatatatgtctaagtCCATAAATACCACATGTTAACACATTCaggatggaattgttttctttccctaagaactatatttattcttaattttttagcAACTTGTAGAAACAGTTTCATGTGGAGGAAATCTTTTGATGAATATTGGGCCCACAAAAGATGGCATCATTTCTGCAATTTTTGAGGAGAGATTAAGGCAAATGGGGACCTGGCTAAAAGTCAATGGAGAAGCCATCTATGACACCCATGCTTGGAGATCCCAGAATGACACTGTCACCCCAGATGTATGGTAAGTACTATTAGATAGAGGAAGGCATTTAACATTTCTCAGag from Eschrichtius robustus isolate mEscRob2 chromosome 9, mEscRob2.pri, whole genome shotgun sequence includes the following:
- the FUCA2 gene encoding plasma alpha-L-fucosidase translates to MRSPKLPGLVLPLLLLLPPPGPVGGAARFDPTWESLDARQLPAWFDQAKFGIFIHWGVFSVPSFGSEWFWWYWQKEKLPSYVDFMKNNYPPDFTYADFGPLFTAKFFDANRWADILQASGAKYVVLTSKHHEGFTLWGSEHSWNWNAVDEGPKRDIVKELAAAIRTRTDLRFGLYYSLFEWFHPLFLEDESSSFQKQQYPLSKMLPELYELVNQYQPEVLWSDGDGGAPDTYWNSTGFLAWLYNESPVRDTVVTNDRWGAGSICKHGGYYTCSDRYNPGHLLPHKWENCMTIDQFSWGYRRNAGISDYLTIEELVKQLVETVSCGGNLLMNIGPTKDGIISAIFEERLRQMGTWLKVNGEAIYDTHAWRSQNDTVTPDVWYTSKPKNKLVYAMFLKWPTSGQLFLGQPKATLGATEVELLGHGQPLQWTPLAQNGIMVELPQLTVHQMPCKWGWAVALTNVT